AGAGTAGATATTGTTGAACCAATTGTAAATTAATGTACTTAAAGTTATGTcctttttctattttaaatttCCTTTCGAACAATTTTCTTTCTTATTCATTATCTTTTGTGCACCATATACATCTTTCAAATTGTctgattcttttttttataagtttGCCTACTTTAATTCTTCCTGTTCTAATTCAACCAAATATCTATTGTTAGAGCTGTTATGTTCTGTATAGAGAACTGAATGGAGTTTTTGGTTACCTGAAGTACAATGGAAACTATCAGTGCAACTTGATAAAGTGatcaaagattttttttttcctacttGAATTACATGTGTAAAAGTCTGCCAAGAAACAGAAGTAAAAACGTTTTACTTATCAGTGGCATAGCTCTTTCCTTTTTGGTACTGACGGATTAGAGGACCCAACTTCCTCAGTAAATATGTCCTGCTTCAGGTCACGACTACAGGAAAAAGTAAGCTTGAGCGGTATAACTACTGAATTGAACTTGAACCATTGTTGTTAAAGGCACACCTCAAGTACTAGGCACACTAGGATGTAGGCCTGGCACCTCAGAATGCTAAAGGCGGGCCCTGTTTTATAGGTTTCTGCCTAGGTTTATGACTAAATTATTTGAATTAAATGATTGTGATGGTTTTCATTCAAGGCCTGTTACACTGAAACAAGGAGAAAGAGATTAGCAATGTTTTCTTACATCTTCAATATATTACTGATGGCAGGCTTCATTGCTGTCTTTGCTACCAGCACAGTTGTTGAAGATATCAGGGGTCTCAAAACTTAGTGCTAGCATATTATCTCCGCTTGTCAGTTGGGTATGATTCTTTTTCCTTGTAGgataatttcttttcttttttccttcaGGAAAGACTGGATTCCGATTTGTTAGGCGTCACTAGCTCTATTTTATTTCTGTAACATTCTGTAAAACATGCAGTTCCACAATAACTTTCATGTTAGAAGCTCAGTCAGTGAGAAGCGATCATTTCAGTCAGCTTTGGCTCATGCAATTGAAACTCGTGAAGGAACGCCAGAAGAGGTAGCATCCTGAATCCTGATATTTCAGTCAGCTTTGTCCCTTGCATATATATTGTTTTTAATGATCCTAGGCTAGTTTGAATCATTATTGGTATCAACATCATGTTATTATGCAACAGAAGTTCATGGAATAGCACATAATAGGAAAGGGAGTAGACTTAACATTAACTCTTTATTGAATAGCTATTCTTGGATCTCAACTTTTGGTTGGGATTTCATGTATGGTAATCATGACAGATTACATGTTTCTTGTTATCTGTGAAATAGAACTTCAAGTAAAGAATAGTTATTCCGTAGCCATAAAATAGTTATTTTATTCCTACTATTCAATTTTGAGAACCAAATTCACGTATAAGTAAACGAAAATTTCAGATATGTGCTGTGTATCAGTTAATATTCTATTGAGGGAAGAGTAAAGGTCAACCTCTTTTGCAGATTGCAGCATTGTCCGTGGCACTATTCAGAGCTCTGAATCTTACTACCCGGTAATATGTTACAATCAAGCAGATTAGTTTTTCACCATTGCTAGTATTTTAGTTTTCATTATTACTGATTCCAAAATTCAAATTGTGGATTTAAGAGTTCGAGTTATAAGTTTTTTTGTTATACAAGTGTCTGAAATTTCAACCTTTTTACTAGTTATCTTCTTAATTTGTTCTGATACCATTACTTGAACTGGAATTTTCTTTCCTTACCAGATCAATTTAAGAAGATGCTTGAACCTCCCAATTAGACAAAGTTATTGCAAAAGGACTATTATTTCATGATTCTACATAATACTTATAATAGATAACTGTTAGCACTGGTCGTAGtctttattgaatttttttttttttttttttttttttttttttttgcggtCATTGTGAGGGAGTCCTGATCATTGTATAagggaaaatataaaaaaaattgtgttttTTTAGATCTAGTAAATACTAAGCAGTTGTTTGAGAATTCAGTAACTTGTTGTTTTAGGTTTTTTCTTTCATCACCTTCAGTTTTTTCTTGAGCATTTGCAGGTTATCTTTTTGATGCATATCAAAATGTATAAGAAGTGAAAGCATTGTATCTTTTTCTTCCTGGCATGAGTTGGGTTATCTATTCCTGGTTCTGTTTATAGTTTATAGGTTGTCATGTGATAGTTTACTGTAGATGATTTTTGTTGGATTTATCAATGAGCTATTTGTTTCCAAGGGCTGGCTATTTGGATTAGATATTGTGTTGATTTTGATAGCCAagtaattgaaaaatattatcAAGTAATTTATCTTTAAAATGACTCTCTCCTTAGCTGGTTACTCAGATCTCTCTCATGCCATAATCATGTTCATCTTAGCAAATCTGTATCATATTTAAGCCATGCGATTGTTCGTGCTTAAAAATACTTCCCATTTGAATACATAATTTAGATTTCATAATCCTTTGCACCAAATCtattattatatatgatatgTATGCCCATCACAGGTTTGTAATGTTTGATCCATTTTTCTTCATCTCCTGGGCGAAATGGTCTATATTCTACTATTCTTATATGTTTCCTGTGAAAGttctaaatttttgttttctctTGTACCCTAGTGATTAGTCAATTTTGTTTTATGTTAAGACTTGAGATGGACATTTGATAGCCCCTCTTATTTAACATATGTCTGTTTTTTAGGTTTGTGTCAATTCTAGATGTTGCCTCCAGAAAACCTGGCGCTGACAAATGTGAATCCTGTAGTCAAGGTACTAGCAAAGTGCAGAGGGGAATATTCAATACTTCAACGCTGATGGTTGATAGACAGAAAGAGGTTTCCTTAGCTCCTGTTAAATCATGGAATCAGGAAAACTATGACTGTGAAGCGTCTTCGAAGGGTTCAGGCATACCACAAGATGCTCCTGCTGCAGTCAAATTGGAAAATCAAACAACAGAATCATTTTCATGTGAGGCTCAGGATAACAAAGGTAGGGGTTCAAAGAGGAAATGTGATATGGAATTTGAAATGCAGTTGCAAATGGCTCTCTCTGCCACAGCAGTTGCAAGCCCACAAAGTAGCATGATGTCAGATGTGAGAAGCTCAATTAGTGATAAATCAAATATCACTcctccattaaaaaaatataaactaagtACAACCAAAGAATCTCCTTCAAGTGGAATCTCAACTGCAATTGGATCAAGAAAAATAGGATCTCCTCTATATTGGGCTGAAGTATTCTGCAGTGGGGAAACCTTGACAGGAAGATGGGTGCATGTGGATGCTGTAAATGCAATTGTAGATGGAGAACAGAAGGTTGAAGCTGCAGCTGCTGCATGTAGAACGTCTTTGAGATATGTAGTTGCTTTTGCTGGCCATGGTGCAAAAGATGTGACCCGCAGGTTTTACATCCTCTGATTTACACCTTTTACTACATTTGTATTCCAATGCAGTCACATTTATAGGCATACATGAAAAGATATCTCAGCTTCCTTCTGTATTCAGTAAGAGCATATAAGTCTCGTCTTCTTGGTTTCTAGATTTCGTTGATTGCTAAGATTTTAACATGATACTGCCTAGTGCAACCCTCACCTGTTccatacattgtcacttgaactgAAGTTCCTTGGATTTTCATTTTCTAATTTCAGAAGCATTTGTATGTGATGTACATTTTGATCTGCTGTAGTGATTAGTGAACTATTTCCCTATGAATCTTCTTCTCTTTATTCTGCTTTGCAGGAAATCTTGTGATGAAGGGCTTTCTTGGAAGGAAATTACTATGTCAGAATGATACAGCTTTCACTTCTTCTAGTGGTTGTCTGAGAAATTTTCTCCAAATCTTCTAGTTAAAAAGGACAGTTAATGTGCATATTAAGATGCATGAGTCTAGTTTTTTCCTGATCAATATCCCACgctcttccttttttctttccttccttcctttttttctttttaaaaataaatgctGTTAGTTGTTTGTACATACTGGATTAGTACTTAAGGAGATGCGGAAATCATTAGTTAGTTCATTCCTATCtatatatttactcattttTCTCAAAGTGCAGGTACTGTATGAAGTCCTACAAGACTGAATCACAACGAATCAATTCAGTTTGGTGGGATGCAGTGTTGGCCCCTTTGCGGGAGTTGGAGTCAGGAGCTACTGGAGGTAGGGTCCAGTTGGAGCAACACGATAATGCCTCAAATAAACATGAGaaaataaaaaccaactttTCTGGGAAGTCTGGTTCCTTTGGAGGGTCTGAAGTATCTGTGACAAAGGTAAATGGAGATTTTTCTGGGAGAAATTCTTTTGTTGCGACTAGAAGCTCACTTGAGGATATGGAGTTGGAAACTAGGGCACTAACTGAGCCTCTCCCCACCAATCAGCAGGTACAATGTTCAGTATGGAAATCAATCTGACCCTTAAGTTGCTCCTCAAATCTTACAGAACATATTTCTATGCAGGCCtacaaaaatcatcaactatATGCTATTGAAAGATGGCTTACAAAATATCAGATGCTTCATCCCAGAGGTCCCATTCTGGGTTTCTGTTCTGGTCATCTCGTTTACCCTCGTACTTGTGTGCAAACACTCAAAACAAAAGATAAATGGCTGCGTGAAGGGCTGCAGGTTAAAGCCAATGAAAGTCCTGCAAAGGTTTGGCCTGCCTAATGTTAAAATATATGGTTTAGGTTTGTTATTTTGGTAGGCAGTTGAAATTTCTACTGTAATGTGTTTTTGAAATAATTATTCTTTCTTACAGTTGTTGAAACAATCTGGAAAGATTAAGAGAGTAAAATCCTCCGAAGATAATGATTGTAGTGAGACTAATGGTAAGGGAACTATTGAACTTTATGGAAAGTGGCAATTAGAACCCTTGAAATTGCCCCATGCTGTAAATGGCATTGTCCCAAAGGTCAGTTTCTATTATTTACCACCTTGTTCTGTCACATTTCGTTCTTAAATATTCTCAAAATTAGAATGAGCCTGCAAGTTGAGTTTTGTTCCACAtttctttatattttctttattttagtcattttcatATTCGAGCTAGTTTCCTTGCACCTTTCCTGAAGTTAGTACATTTGTTTATATAGTTATTGATCTAATTTATTTCAAACATGACCtgtattattactattttttttccaCGGGTTATGTCTAAGTAGCTTTGAATAAAGATCTGATTAAAAAGAaagtttattttttctttttttttgcagaaGTGTTCAAAATGTTGTTTGAATTGGGTCATGATTCATTAGATCTGCTTTAATAATTGTACGGCTTAACCAAGAAACTAACTGTGGATTACGTGTGTGAGCACATATACAAGTTAGAAATTGAGCAATCTATGAAGTCTTGACTGTGAAATTATTTAACTACGTAAACCACATATATATTGTTTTCTCATAAttaaaagtgatttttttttttttttttttatttatttattggagACGTAAGGAATATATGCCCAAGGACTTCTTAATTCTCCTTTCTGAAGTTGTTTGAGAATGCACTGTAAATTTCCAAATCGGCTTATTTTCTAGTGTTTTTTTTTGGTGTgattaggagcggcctcttgccaaataaattggcaggggaaggcttgcccccagtacacccttgtggtgggacccctccccggaccctcgctcagcgggaaCGCGTAgggcgaccgggccgcccttttatcCATTTGTGCATGACCCATTTCATTGGTGGTTGGGAGAATGCTTGAGCTGGTTTTGGACTTAAGCTGCTTATGGAATATGCCTTATAACCTATCATGTTTGGCTTCTGAGAAGAGAGCCTTTTATCTACAATGCTGTTTTGTTTTAGATTTGCAACAGTTACAGTTAGAAACTCCCTGTTGAGTTTCTGGTGTGGGATTTTATGCCAttgatttgtatttttcttcttgTATGTATATGTTGTCACTTCTCATTGACTGTTAAATTGGAATTCAGAATGAGCGTGGTCAAGTCGATGTGTGGTCCGAGAAGTGCTTGCCACCAGGTACTGTGCACTTGAGGCTGCGCAGGGTATTTCAAGTTGCCAAGAGACTGGGTATTGATTATGCAGCTGCCATGGTTGGTTTTGATTTCAGAAATGGTCGATCTGTTCCCGTCTTTGATGGCATTGTGGTATGTACGGAGTTCAAGGATGCAATTTTAGAGGTAAAATGATGGCTGTTATTTTAGTTGTTCATCTAAAACTTAAATTCAATTGGGAAATGCTGATGCTTAATGTCAAAGAAAGAAATTAGTATTGGTtgaattgtttatttattttgcatGATCGGATGTAGCACGTGGGCGATTCTTGTGTTTGAATTGGAATTTGTTGTTCAACTTGCATGTTAAACAGGCATAtggtgaagaagaagagataagaatgggtgaagagaagaaaagaaatgAAGCAGAAGCTGTTTGTAGGTGGTACCAACTTGTTTCATCTATCATAACTCGACAAAGGTTGAACAACTGTTACGGGAACAGTTCATCGCTGGAAATGACAAGAAACATTCAAGTTACAGATATGAAACCAGACATACGTGTTGGTAGCGAATCTGAtatgcaaaaagaaaaaatacagAAGCCCATAAAAGAGCACGAGCATGTATTTGTGACAGAAGAAGAGTGCTTTGATGAGGAGAGTTGGGTGAGGAGAAAACGGTGTCATTGTGGCTTCTCAATCCAGGTGGAAGACTTATAACACTTGTATACATCCATCAAAGGATTCATTCATGTAATTGCATCTTTACTCCTGTGGTACTCTCTTTTTATACTAGGAATACATTTCGTTTtcaaaaatgataaattttctttttataatattCATTACCATTTCTCATCGCTGTCTTAGGCATCATAACTGGGTCCCCGTTTCGCGGTCCAACAAGCTCAGCTTAGAATCCCTCACATCAAATCAGACTGGAGCTGAACATATTTGTGTCATGATCCAGCTAAATAGCTTCATAATCCCACTAACATCTGACATTCCTTCTACATCAGCTTACTCAATAGGAATTGAGGTCTAGTGGATGCAAGTGACAATCTCATAGAGCTCATCCTGACCATGTGGTCTTGGATCAGTGAATAGAAGCTTGTTTGGAATCCTTGGATCATGAACAACGGATTTCATGGTGAAATCACAAAGAAGCTCATGTACAACATAGCTCGATCCAAGAGTCGATTGACATACTCAAGGCAGAGCATGCAACACAATGAAGGTTATTAGGGCAGAGTTAAAAGAGGCAAAGGAAGCCAACAAACACGCTGGTAAACATGATTCCATTGTTTGTTCTACCGAACATCACATTGTCCGCACATGCCTCTAGAAGAGAGATCTATCTACAGACTCCTACCATGATGCAACtcgaaggggggggggggggggggggggggggtgtaGGGATCAGGAGTCTAGTCCATACCAATGAAGTCATCATCACTCTCGAACACCACTCGGACTTTGCCATCATTAAGAGGAGTCTAAATCTCCCGAGCGGAAGAATACCATTTGTTAAAGCTCAACCAAATCTCTTATTCGGAACTATGAGGAGAATATAATCAAGGCTTCGGGACTAAGATCTAACGATCGATGACATCCCACACTGAACCAATGGGTGGAAGAGGATGAGACTCATCTCTTTAAGGAAGAAACGTATAATCTCATTCAGGAAGAGCTTTAGAGTACCATGGTGAACGCAGGAATCGATTCTAGGATTCATTGAGATAATGGATGTTAGCACACATGCCTCAAAGATTTAAATATCCAACATTAAAGGAGCATAATAGAATGATAGATCCCACCACACACATCAAGAACTTTCACAGAGCTCTAGAAACCACCATCGCTACAGATGCACTTATGTGTAGACTTTTCCCCGCAACACTCAAAGAATATGAAGTTTATTGGTACGTCAACTTCTAATTGGATCTATATAGATGTTCAATCAAATGGAACATGAGTTTGCCAACTAAATGTAGACGGGGTTGTGGAAGCCATGACTTCCAATTGCCAAAGCAAATAACTATCCAAAGAGCTTACAACCAGACGACCCAAAACCTTCCAGATCTAATGTGACGAGCCAAAGACTTTGTAAAACGGCATCTGCACCGCCTAAATCCTTTGCTGAATGATAGATTGGGCTAGTGAATGCTCCAAAAGAATCTAAAAATGATAGAGGTAGGGATCGATGAATATTGCGGGAATAAGTGCACCGAAGCTTCGCACCCTTGAATGCTTATCGGAAAGTGGGTGAAAAATAATAGGAAACACATCCAATACCCACTGAAGCCGAAGTCATCCCAATGTTGCCACAATCGAACATATTGTGAGTTCCATAAGAGCGAGGGTCATGATACAGAGGATTGCAGGTAGCTAGCTACATAACTTAACAAAATTTTTGAACAAGGGAAACCGGATAAGTTCCTGAAGAATCCCGAGAAAGCACCTGAGCAACATGACTGATGTCCGACCGAATGTGCACCCAGGGACTCATTAATGTCATTCCTAGCAGCACATATGAGGATCAAGCCATGAAGCGAAAGTGAATGTTAGAAGATAAGGAAAGGTTATTTGAATCTAAGTCAGAGTTCACCTTCTGAACCTTGAAAAACCTCCCCAAACAGTCTCATTACGATGCTTTGGTAATAGAAATGTTGTCCGAGGATTTAGAGTCCGTCAAGTATTTATTGATACATGAAGTTCAACAAACATCATTACCCAGAAAGTCTTTGAAGCCCTCCACCTTGACACCGAATGCATGATATCTACACTGTCCCCGCTAGTTAGCATCAGCGGACACAAAGTTCCTCTGCCCCGAAGCTACTCCAGTCAAGCAAAAGAAACATGACCACGGGGCATAAAGACAAAAGGTAATTCAGGcaaaagttaagaaactgaAAGATTGTGGTCACATCGAGTAAGTTTACTACCCCAAGTGGATGGTCAATGTAGTTTTGGTGAACAAGGCCAACAGGAAGTGGAGATTATGTGTTTACTTTGCAGATCTCAACCAATCTTACCTGAAGGATTCTTACCCCCATTCTATGTATGGACATGCTTATTGACTCCATAACCGGGTACACAATCTACTCTTTCCTAGACATTGCGGCAACCCATACAACATGATCAAAACTAGTTTCACTACGCATGCGGGGACATACTATTACAAAGTCATGCCATTTGGGTTAAAAATTGCCAGACTGACATACAATTAGTTaattaacaaaagcttcaaaggAGTCATTAGGGACAAAATGGagatttatgtggatgatatgattgTGAAAAGAAGAATAGTAGAAGGATTTGCTTCAGATCTCGAAACGGTCTTCGCCACCTTGCAAGAGTACAACCTCAAGTTAAATCTAAAGAGATATACATTCAGGGTGGCGTCAGGAAAGTTTATGGCGTTCATGATTTCTCATCTAGGAATAAATGCGAACCTAGATTCAAACCATCATCGACATGGAGCCCCAAACTTGAGTTTAATTTTCACATGCATTCAATTCTTAACTTATCAGATCCATGTAATGAAAATAAGAGTTCTAACCAAAATAGAATCTAGATGTAATCATAGCTCATGTTTTTACAAATACAAGGTTGTGTCTTTCACTTAAACTAGTCAATGCGCAAATGAAAACAAATAACGAAGCTCAACTTTGAGGGAGAAAATATGTTTTTGGGATTATTTTGCACTgacaaataaaaatttaaatcagaaaagaaaatacaaaaaacaacaataaaattaaaaacaaagatGAAAACAAAAatgcaaaacataaaaacaagaCACGACAccagaaaaacaaaattttctTGGGTTTGTCTACCCATCTTCCTTACACTTAAAgttgcaataagttccaacattgcaatTGTAATTTTAAATTGTACAATGTAAATAGTTAGGATGGAAAAGACAAATTCATTGATTGGCTCGGGGGTATTAAAGGTGTTTTGGAGGCTcagctcgacgagctggccAGTCTAGTTCGTCAAGTTGGGTTGGGCTTTTGGTGGGGAATGAGCCTTGCCTACCAGCGCGACGAGCTAGCGAGCAGTGTTGCCTGCTAGACTCCCCCTTTTCCAGTTTTTGTGCAGTTTTTATTTTTGCGTCTCGATCTTTTGACAAATATACAAAAATGTGAGCGGATACAAGTTAGAACTTCCAGTTGCTTATTTATAGTCAGAAAAGCTcgattttctttcctttttgcATTTAATCTTTGCAAGTATATCACATGTTTATATGGTCTATCACTAGGTAAATCTTAAGACGATGTCCACTTACCTTTTGAGTTGTACCATCCTTCCCCTTGATTTCAATCATTCCAAATGAGTGGACTTCTTTCACTTCGAGTGGTTCGGGCCATCTACTTTTGAGTTTTGGGGAAAGAGTCGTAACCTTGAATTGTATGACAGAACTTGATCTCCCTTATAAAAGACCTTATTTTgtacctttttttttatcacgcCGTCGCTTTGTTCTCTCTTTGTAGAGTTTGGCATTTTCATATGAGTTGAAGCGAAGCTCGTCCAACTCATGCAATTGCGCCAAATGGAGTTCACCTATAACATTAAGATCAAAGTTTAGATATTTTAAAGCCTAATATGCTTTATGCTCAAGTTCAACAGGTAGATGGCATGCCTTCTCAAAGACCAAACGGTAATGCAACATGCCGATAGGGGTTTTAAAAGCTGTCCTATATGCCTCAAGAGCAtcattgtcacacccgaccctaaaacgacatcgggtatgaacggaaaACATGATAGCGCAACGAACTTCTAACAGTCTAAAACCCAAACGTATTTTCTTCaaagttaaaaatttatttggactacctaaagttttatttatttatttgacttggactcgataattctatcaagcttcctacgtatcccgaacgtcttttaatctttaaattgggaatcaaagccacataGTTCTACCTCTTTTAGGTAATTCTTTTAACTTAGGTCGTTCCCTTAAATTAaatagttctcttaacttattgacacgttgatcAACTCGCTAATGATTTAACCGTATACTtcactttattaatatatataattatatgtataaatcactttatcaaaatgaatcaaagtaaataaacattttatcaaactagctcgtgaacaaataaacgttttatcaaaccagctcgtgaataaataaacgttttatcaaaccaactcgtgaACATATAAAtcgctttaacaaaccaactcgtaatcaaataaatcgtaAAACATCGAATCATCAAGCATTTTCAAAACGTAATACAAAATttgtgtgtgtccatcctcgaattccacccgtgtagcttatcacaacatcaatcatatcaataatcgagatatctcattcatatttcgcattgcctaacgttaggactaccagccgtgcactctagccataccgcccttaggtatggtcttacaacttacaactcttaccccgggcaatcctagatggacaaaaccattttatctttctttcaaAGTATCACAacataaaatcatatttggacttcaatccaaaataataccACAATCGTAACaactttctcaatccaaaaacaattcgtataaGATCATCAAATTCGTTATCTCGACCAAATTTCCAAAATACcatgataataaataattattcttcaaataatcaaaatcaaaagtatataaatattttaaacaagatatcttaaacaatttaataaaaCATATTCAAAACCACttcaatattatataaatagtagttgattaaaaaaaatataaatagttTAAAACTAAGTGTTAAACCACATACTTTTATGCGACTTATTTTTATCCGTCACCGGAATAGTTATGGATAACACTAAACCGGTATAGTTAATTTAGACTGAATATACTGTTAGACTCATTATATTGTCATAAGTCTATTCGTACTAATTTTTATCCTCAAATTCGTTGTAATTGTctgaatatataaatattcGAATTTTGACCATTTAAACTGACAACGTTAATTCCGACtgaaggttcagttagactcattatattatcataaatctatttgaactaattttatattcaaatttttaTACAGATTTTATATTCGACTCGATACCGACTCTATTTGAAAAATATCCGTATTAGTCCTTCcattttcaacttattttaaCTCTAACTGTTAAAGTcgcttaaaatattttactgatcAAAATATTCTTATTGGATTATTTTCGGTCATTACCGAAATAGTATTGTGTAATTCAAACCGGTATAGTTATTTTAGACC
The DNA window shown above is from Euphorbia lathyris chromosome 1, ddEupLath1.1, whole genome shotgun sequence and carries:
- the LOC136202413 gene encoding DNA repair protein RAD4 isoform X1, which translates into the protein MRTRGKKATSADGRETLADISMDGVDKFVRRANARGRKANGKQVVEDTRVTWNDLDDPKVEVHGGSFQGSRRNSDEEKDDIDWEDGSASVLDPVNNSLGGRRDESRFMTIEFSDSPDDSSKRKPIRRATAEEKELAELVHKVHLLCLLARGRIIDSACDDPLIQASLLSLLPAQLLKISGVSKLSASILSPLVSWFHNNFHVRSSVSEKRSFQSALAHAIETREGTPEEIAALSVALFRALNLTTRFVSILDVASRKPGADKCESCSQGTSKVQRGIFNTSTLMVDRQKEVSLAPVKSWNQENYDCEASSKGSGIPQDAPAAVKLENQTTESFSCEAQDNKGRGSKRKCDMEFEMQLQMALSATAVASPQSSMMSDVRSSISDKSNITPPLKKYKLSTTKESPSSGISTAIGSRKIGSPLYWAEVFCSGETLTGRWVHVDAVNAIVDGEQKVEAAAAACRTSLRYVVAFAGHGAKDVTRRKSCDEGLSWKEITMYCMKSYKTESQRINSVWWDAVLAPLRELESGATGGRVQLEQHDNASNKHEKIKTNFSGKSGSFGGSEVSVTKVNGDFSGRNSFVATRSSLEDMELETRALTEPLPTNQQAYKNHQLYAIERWLTKYQMLHPRGPILGFCSGHLVYPRTCVQTLKTKDKWLREGLQVKANESPAKLLKQSGKIKRVKSSEDNDCSETNGKGTIELYGKWQLEPLKLPHAVNGIVPKNERGQVDVWSEKCLPPGTVHLRLRRVFQVAKRLGIDYAAAMVGFDFRNGRSVPVFDGIVVCTEFKDAILEAYGEEEEIRMGEEKKRNEAEAVCRWYQLVSSIITRQRLNNCYGNSSSLEMTRNIQVTDMKPDIRVGSESDMQKEKIQKPIKEHEHVFVTEEECFDEESWVRRKRCHCGFSIQVEDL
- the LOC136202413 gene encoding DNA repair protein RAD4 isoform X2 translates to MRTRGKKATSADGRETLADISMDGVDKFVRRANARGRKANGKQVVEDTRVTWNDLDDPKVEVHGGSFQGSRRNSDEEKDDIDWEDGSASVLDPVNNSLGGRRDESRFMTIEFSDSPDDSSKRKPIRRATAEEKELAELVHKVHLLCLLARGRIIDSACDDPLIQASLLSLLPAQLLKISGVSKLSASILSPLVSWFHNNFHVRSSVSEKRSFQSALAHAIETREGTPEEIAALSVALFRALNLTTRFVSILDVASRKPGADKCESCSQGTSKVQRGIFNTSTLMVDRQKEVSLAPVKSWNQENYDCEASSKGSGIPQDAPAAVKLENQTTESFSCEAQDNKGRGSKRKCDMEFEMQLQMALSATAVASPQSSMMSDVRSSISDKSNITPPLKKYKLSTTKESPSSGISTAIGSRKIGSPLYWAEVFCSGETLTGRWVHVDAVNAIVDGEQKVEAAAAACRTSLRYVVAFAGHGAKDVTRRYCMKSYKTESQRINSVWWDAVLAPLRELESGATGGRVQLEQHDNASNKHEKIKTNFSGKSGSFGGSEVSVTKVNGDFSGRNSFVATRSSLEDMELETRALTEPLPTNQQAYKNHQLYAIERWLTKYQMLHPRGPILGFCSGHLVYPRTCVQTLKTKDKWLREGLQVKANESPAKLLKQSGKIKRVKSSEDNDCSETNGKGTIELYGKWQLEPLKLPHAVNGIVPKNERGQVDVWSEKCLPPGTVHLRLRRVFQVAKRLGIDYAAAMVGFDFRNGRSVPVFDGIVVCTEFKDAILEAYGEEEEIRMGEEKKRNEAEAVCRWYQLVSSIITRQRLNNCYGNSSSLEMTRNIQVTDMKPDIRVGSESDMQKEKIQKPIKEHEHVFVTEEECFDEESWVRRKRCHCGFSIQVEDL